Proteins encoded within one genomic window of Miscanthus floridulus cultivar M001 unplaced genomic scaffold, ASM1932011v1 fs_634_1_2, whole genome shotgun sequence:
- the LOC136532480 gene encoding reticulon-like protein B9 — protein sequence VVSLLILSEIGSSYSFTSLLYLGFLCAHTLPALYQRYEIEVDHLAARGSEDIKRFYKRIDSNFLNKIPRGPVKTKVK from the exons GTCGTGTCACTGCTAATATTGTCAGAGATTGGAAGTTCTTACAGCTTCACAAGTCTACTATATCTTG GATTTCTCTGCGCCCACACTTTGCCAGCATTGTACCAAAGATATGAGATAGAGGTTGACCACCTAGCCGCAAGGGGTAGTGAAGACATCAAGAGGTTCTACAAGAGGATTGATTCCAATTTCCTGAACAAAATACCAAGAGGCCCTGTCAAGACAAAAGTTAAATAA